One segment of bacterium DNA contains the following:
- a CDS encoding YifB family Mg chelatase-like AAA ATPase: MLARVRSAAVIGLEASMVEVEVDVSPGIPTFAVVGLPDAGVREARERVRAAVRNSGYEMPVRRITVNLAPADTRKEGSVFDLPIALGILMATQQVPHGPVEGLVAIGELSLDGTVRPVPGVLSIALAVRQQGGRGLLVPEANAGEAGIVSRVPVCPVGSLAEIARALRGLTPMRRPSDTGARAADAAPSLVDLADVRGQAHVRRALEIAAAGAHNVLMIGPPGAGKTMLARRLPTILPPLTNDESIEVTRIYSVCGGLPAGNPLITVRPFRAPHHAVSLQALVGGGAVPRPGEVSLAHLGVLFLDELPEFRRDVLEALRQPIEEGWVTVARVHGSVAFPARCMVVAAMNPCPCGRRGDGDRACVCSPAQQLRYLRRLSGPLLDRMDLHVDVPRVSGAELTTLAPGEASREVRTRVERARAIQAGRGTGLGIAGLTNGTMPLGQMRTRWRLCDEVRRFLRRAIDRLSLSPRAYERVVRVARTIADLDAAPEILLPHAAEALEYRTLDRPVGPVGVEAG; encoded by the coding sequence GTGCTGGCGCGGGTGCGGAGTGCCGCGGTGATCGGGCTGGAGGCCTCGATGGTGGAAGTCGAGGTCGACGTCAGCCCTGGCATTCCAACCTTTGCGGTCGTCGGGCTTCCGGACGCGGGCGTCCGGGAGGCCCGCGAGCGCGTGCGGGCGGCCGTGCGGAATTCGGGGTACGAGATGCCGGTTCGGCGGATCACCGTCAACCTGGCCCCGGCCGACACTCGCAAGGAGGGATCGGTGTTCGATCTGCCGATCGCGCTGGGGATCCTGATGGCGACGCAACAGGTTCCACACGGCCCGGTGGAAGGGCTCGTGGCCATCGGCGAGTTGTCGCTCGATGGGACGGTGCGTCCTGTACCGGGTGTGCTCAGCATCGCGCTGGCCGTTCGCCAGCAGGGCGGGCGCGGACTGCTGGTCCCCGAGGCGAACGCGGGTGAAGCCGGGATCGTCTCGCGTGTTCCCGTGTGCCCCGTGGGATCCCTGGCCGAGATCGCCCGCGCGCTTCGTGGGTTGACGCCGATGCGCCGGCCGTCTGACACGGGGGCGCGCGCGGCGGACGCCGCGCCCAGCCTCGTAGACCTTGCCGACGTACGGGGGCAGGCGCATGTCCGCCGCGCGCTCGAGATCGCTGCCGCGGGCGCTCACAACGTCTTGATGATTGGCCCGCCGGGCGCGGGGAAGACGATGCTGGCGCGACGGCTCCCCACGATTCTTCCTCCGCTCACGAACGACGAGTCGATCGAGGTGACGCGGATCTACAGCGTCTGTGGAGGCCTGCCCGCGGGGAATCCCCTGATCACGGTGCGCCCCTTTCGGGCGCCGCACCACGCGGTGAGCCTGCAGGCGCTTGTCGGCGGCGGCGCGGTCCCTCGGCCCGGAGAGGTGAGCCTCGCGCACCTGGGCGTGCTGTTCCTGGATGAACTGCCGGAGTTTCGGCGCGACGTGCTGGAGGCGCTGCGCCAACCGATCGAGGAAGGATGGGTCACCGTCGCGCGCGTCCACGGATCGGTCGCGTTTCCCGCCCGGTGCATGGTGGTGGCCGCGATGAATCCCTGTCCGTGCGGTCGGCGCGGGGACGGAGATCGTGCGTGCGTTTGCTCTCCGGCTCAGCAGCTGCGCTATCTGAGGCGGCTCTCCGGGCCGCTCCTCGATCGGATGGATCTGCACGTCGACGTCCCCCGGGTGAGCGGCGCTGAACTCACGACCCTCGCGCCCGGGGAAGCCTCGCGTGAGGTCCGGACCCGAGTCGAGCGGGCCCGCGCGATCCAAGCCGGCCGCGGAACCGGTCTCGGGATCGCCGGTCTGACCAACGGTACGATGCCGCTCGGCCAGATGCGGACCCGCTGGCGGCTCTGCGATGAGGTTCGACGGTTTCTTCGTCGGGCGATCGACCGGCTGTCATTGAGCCCGCGCGCCTACGAGCGGGTGGTCAGGGTGGCGCGCACGATCGCGGATCTCGACGCGGCACCCGAGATCCTCCTCCCGCATGCGGCGGAGGCGCTCGAGTACCGGACGCTCGACCGGCCCGTGGGTCCGGTCGGGGTCGAAGCGGGATGA
- a CDS encoding phosphoribosyltransferase family protein, with translation MWETLRAHNGCPRCGRGYPITPACLARHLEPVPADACPRCAQRRRGGRCLSLGCRRGWLCVGTTHAVLGYKQGDIQRLLLAAKDAADLGAVTLLGRLLAGFMIQHPAISAYDLILPVPFHPSGLRGRPVHPLTAIYLDAVTTMRPRVPVDDLTPPFLVQVRAVPSVRRRTERDRWRAVKGAFALGFRTRMLRGARVAVIDDVMTTGATLSECARVLLEEGGAARVDAIVLVRQPWARACGRGAAPPGAVTSLI, from the coding sequence TTGTGGGAGACCCTCCGAGCGCACAACGGGTGTCCTCGGTGCGGCCGCGGATATCCGATCACCCCGGCGTGCCTCGCCCGGCATCTCGAGCCGGTGCCGGCGGACGCCTGCCCGCGGTGCGCTCAGCGCCGCCGCGGCGGCCGGTGTCTCAGCCTCGGCTGCCGGCGTGGATGGCTGTGTGTCGGGACGACCCACGCGGTGCTGGGGTACAAGCAGGGGGACATCCAGCGCCTGCTCCTCGCGGCCAAGGACGCGGCCGACCTGGGGGCGGTGACGCTGTTGGGCCGCCTGCTCGCCGGGTTCATGATCCAGCATCCAGCCATCTCTGCGTACGATCTCATCCTCCCCGTGCCTTTTCATCCGTCGGGGTTGCGCGGCCGTCCCGTCCATCCGCTCACCGCGATCTACCTGGACGCCGTGACCACCATGCGGCCGCGCGTCCCGGTGGACGATCTGACTCCGCCGTTCCTGGTGCAGGTCCGAGCCGTGCCGTCGGTGCGGCGCCGAACTGAACGGGATCGCTGGCGCGCGGTGAAAGGGGCGTTTGCGTTGGGGTTCCGGACGCGGATGCTTCGGGGAGCGCGCGTCGCGGTGATCGATGACGTGATGACGACAGGCGCGACCCTGAGCGAATGTGCGAGAGTGTTGCTCGAGGAAGGGGGAGCCGCGCGCGTCGACGCCATCGTGCTCGTGCGTCAGCCGTGGGCGCGGGCATGCGGTCGCGGGGCGGCACCGCCTGGCGCCGTGACGTCCCTTATTTGA
- the dprA gene encoding DNA-processing protein DprA produces the protein MPALGPVRIARLVQMMGSARDAAHAAERDLAGVPGIGPRLAARIVRERASSDAALELRRADAVGARILTWLDDGYPARLRDLRDAPPVLYLRGAWDGSPGPAVAIVGTRRPSTYGLDVAGGLAEVLGGAGVVVISGLARGIDRAAHAGVLRRDGRTVAVLGCGVDVVYPREHRTLMEAMFTRGGVVSEVPLGAPPEPRRFPLRNRLISGMAQAVVVVEGGVDSGSLITARHAADQQRAVYAVPGSVFAPGSRGPHHLLAGGARVLRHPGELLERLGISHPSAPSETLEERVSEDETRVLQALGETAVHIDGIIERAGIGAGRVAGALAALEVRGLIRQCPGKRFAKRSGFSEPAQQPAGGDTWPNHSLL, from the coding sequence GTGCCGGCGCTCGGTCCCGTGCGCATCGCCCGTCTCGTGCAGATGATGGGCTCGGCGCGGGACGCGGCGCACGCCGCTGAAAGGGATCTGGCTGGGGTTCCTGGGATCGGCCCCCGGCTCGCGGCGAGGATCGTTCGAGAGAGAGCGTCGTCCGATGCTGCTCTGGAATTGCGGCGGGCGGACGCGGTCGGTGCGCGGATCCTGACGTGGCTCGATGACGGGTACCCGGCGCGGCTCCGGGATCTGCGGGACGCGCCGCCTGTCCTGTATCTGCGGGGCGCATGGGACGGTTCCCCGGGGCCCGCAGTCGCGATCGTGGGGACTCGCCGCCCGTCCACATATGGGCTCGATGTAGCTGGGGGGTTGGCGGAGGTGCTCGGTGGGGCTGGCGTGGTCGTGATCAGCGGTCTGGCCCGGGGCATTGATCGGGCGGCGCACGCGGGGGTACTGCGGCGGGACGGGCGGACCGTCGCGGTGCTGGGATGCGGCGTGGACGTCGTGTACCCACGCGAGCACCGTACTTTAATGGAAGCGATGTTCACGCGCGGGGGCGTGGTCTCCGAGGTACCGCTGGGAGCCCCGCCCGAGCCGCGGCGGTTCCCCCTGCGAAACCGCCTGATCAGTGGAATGGCGCAGGCGGTCGTGGTCGTTGAAGGGGGAGTGGACAGCGGTTCGTTGATCACGGCCCGCCACGCTGCGGACCAGCAGCGGGCGGTGTACGCCGTGCCGGGGAGTGTGTTCGCCCCAGGAAGCCGAGGTCCGCATCATTTGCTGGCCGGAGGCGCCAGGGTGTTGCGGCACCCCGGTGAGCTGCTGGAGAGATTAGGGATCTCGCATCCATCCGCGCCATCCGAGACGTTGGAGGAACGCGTAAGCGAGGACGAGACGCGGGTGCTCCAGGCCCTGGGCGAGACCGCCGTGCATATCGATGGCATCATCGAGCGCGCGGGGATCGGCGCCGGACGGGTGGCCGGGGCGCTCGCGGCGCTCGAGGTGCGCGGGCTCATCCGGCAGTGCCCGGGCAAACGCTTTGCCAAGCGGTCCGGGTTCAGCGAGCCCGCGCAGCAGCCCGCAGGAGGCGATACGTGGCCAAATCACTCGTTGTTGTAG